Proteins encoded within one genomic window of Leptospira stimsonii:
- a CDS encoding dTDP-4-dehydrorhamnose reductase family protein, whose amino-acid sequence MYPQLKILVLGVSGMLGSAVFRVLSQITAYQVIGTNRNLESLKFFSEEEKIRIHSNIDILNQDELLRLFSMVQPDVVINCVGIIKQQKSAKDPLSVLPINSLLPHRLSNFCKLISARLILISTDCVFNGKKGSYVEEDITDAEDLYGKSKELGEIRNQTHVFTIRTSIIGHELNSNYSLVNWFLSQNHEVKGFTKAIFSGLPTCEIGEIIGKLILPNDALHGLYHISSNPISKFDLLKLIAEIYGKKINIIPSDELIIDRSLDSSKFREETSYSPKSWGDLILMMKAYKQKYLDTINV is encoded by the coding sequence ATGTATCCGCAACTTAAAATTTTAGTTTTAGGCGTTTCAGGAATGTTAGGGAGCGCCGTTTTCAGAGTGTTGTCTCAGATCACTGCGTATCAGGTAATTGGAACGAATCGAAATCTTGAATCGCTTAAATTTTTTTCGGAAGAAGAGAAGATTCGAATTCATTCGAATATAGACATTCTAAATCAGGATGAACTTTTGCGTTTATTTTCGATGGTTCAACCGGACGTTGTGATAAATTGCGTCGGCATAATCAAACAACAGAAATCCGCGAAAGATCCGCTTTCCGTCCTACCGATAAACTCGTTATTGCCGCATCGATTGTCTAATTTTTGCAAACTGATTTCTGCTAGGTTGATCTTAATCAGTACGGATTGTGTTTTTAACGGTAAAAAGGGAAGTTACGTCGAGGAGGATATTACCGATGCTGAGGATCTCTATGGTAAGTCAAAGGAACTTGGAGAGATCCGGAATCAAACTCACGTTTTTACAATTCGAACTTCGATCATCGGTCATGAACTCAATTCTAATTATTCCTTAGTTAATTGGTTTCTTTCGCAGAATCACGAAGTAAAAGGATTCACTAAAGCGATTTTTTCGGGTCTTCCTACATGTGAAATCGGGGAAATTATCGGAAAGCTGATTCTTCCGAACGATGCGCTTCACGGTCTCTATCATATTTCTTCGAACCCTATTTCTAAATTCGATTTGTTGAAGCTCATTGCCGAAATATATGGGAAGAAAATAAACATAATCCCGAGCGACGAACTCATTATCGATAGATCTTTGGACTCGAGTAAGTTTAGAGAAGAAACCTCTTACTCGCCGAAGTCCTGGGGCGATCTAATTCTTATGATGAAAGCTTATAAACAAAAATATTTGGATACGATCAATGTTTGA
- a CDS encoding glycosyltransferase family 2 protein, whose product MSPFYNSKDLCVLTPTKDRPNKIVNLLNSLTKQTAPVGRVIVIASGQDIRDVVEKYSKQLPLEYYYCEPPGQIRQRKLGVSKLDSRTKLVATLDDDIVLEPDAIDQIVQFWNASGSNTAGVGFNIMNMETHRYSKLREFFFFSSKLPGIVLESGFPTALTNVSADISTQWLNGGATTWRQDILVEKIHEKSVDAMWAPCEDLLFSYPVSKSYKLYVSSQSKVIHDDIIVDTLNFEQLKYRGYAISLWMISFVSAHRELKLWKTFIVILLTSLVTLVEKAVRLRFPKMGFEFGKLKGLWTAIYCLATGKEISKYIY is encoded by the coding sequence ATGTCTCCATTTTATAATAGTAAAGACCTCTGTGTGCTTACTCCGACAAAAGATCGTCCGAATAAGATTGTAAATTTACTCAATAGCCTCACGAAACAGACGGCACCGGTAGGAAGGGTAATTGTCATTGCTAGCGGTCAAGACATCCGGGACGTCGTCGAAAAATATTCAAAACAACTTCCACTTGAATATTATTATTGCGAACCGCCTGGACAAATTCGACAGAGAAAATTAGGCGTCAGCAAATTGGATTCTCGTACAAAGTTAGTGGCTACACTGGACGACGACATTGTTCTTGAGCCTGATGCAATCGATCAGATAGTTCAGTTTTGGAATGCTTCGGGTTCGAATACGGCGGGAGTAGGCTTTAATATTATGAATATGGAAACTCACCGATATAGCAAGTTACGAGAATTTTTCTTTTTCAGCTCTAAATTACCGGGAATTGTCTTAGAAAGCGGTTTTCCTACTGCACTTACGAATGTCTCTGCTGATATCTCGACACAATGGTTAAACGGAGGAGCAACAACTTGGAGACAAGATATTTTGGTGGAGAAGATTCATGAAAAAAGTGTGGATGCAATGTGGGCTCCTTGTGAAGATCTTCTCTTTAGCTATCCCGTTAGTAAATCCTATAAATTATATGTATCTTCTCAATCGAAAGTAATTCACGACGACATTATTGTTGACACTTTGAACTTCGAGCAATTGAAATACCGAGGTTATGCAATTTCACTGTGGATGATTTCATTCGTTTCCGCCCATCGTGAATTGAAACTCTGGAAGACTTTTATAGTAATTCTACTCACTTCGTTGGTGACTTTGGTTGAAAAGGCAGTTAGGTTAAGATTTCCAAAAATGGGGTTCGAGTTTGGAAAGCTAAAGGGCTTGTGGACTGCGATATATTGTCTTGCGACGGGTAAAGAAATTTCTAAGTATATTTATTAA
- a CDS encoding glycosyltransferase family 4 protein: protein MILGIDASNIRGGGGVTHLVELLKAADPEKQGFQKVLVWSGTKTIDQIEDKPWLEKIREPLLDRSLLFRVFWGKVILNQRLKQSKVDILFIPGGTYTGHFQPFVTMSQNLLPFDWKEIRRYGVSLYALRFLILFLMQSFTFRRSAGIIFLTTFAREVVFRKVKLSYESTKVVNHGINKKFFHKPKEQKKLQSYSFQNPFRILYVSFVGEYKHQWNVVHAVANLRRKGIPLRLDLIGSPDEKNAVARLKDAMALEDSGGEYIHYYEYIPYSEIEKKYLLADLFVFASSCETFGQIVTEAMAAGLPVACSNFSAMPEILRDAGRYFNPLEVNSIEQTLLEMIESKQIREESAKRGYALALEFSWKKAAQETFEFLQQIGSSYYKNSP, encoded by the coding sequence TTGATACTTGGTATTGATGCATCGAATATCCGAGGAGGGGGAGGTGTCACTCATTTGGTTGAGTTATTAAAAGCCGCCGATCCAGAGAAGCAAGGCTTTCAAAAAGTCCTTGTTTGGAGTGGTACGAAAACGATTGATCAAATTGAAGATAAGCCTTGGCTTGAAAAGATAAGAGAGCCTTTGCTTGATCGTTCACTTCTCTTCAGAGTTTTTTGGGGGAAAGTAATTTTAAATCAACGTCTTAAACAAAGTAAGGTCGATATATTGTTTATTCCTGGGGGCACCTACACTGGACATTTCCAACCTTTTGTTACAATGAGTCAAAATTTACTTCCTTTTGATTGGAAAGAAATTCGGCGTTATGGAGTTTCTTTATACGCACTGCGTTTTTTAATACTTTTCCTTATGCAGTCCTTCACATTTCGTAGGTCGGCTGGAATTATTTTTTTGACGACATTTGCAAGAGAAGTTGTGTTTCGAAAAGTAAAACTTTCCTATGAATCTACGAAAGTCGTAAATCACGGAATTAATAAAAAATTTTTCCACAAACCGAAAGAACAAAAAAAACTTCAGTCCTATTCTTTCCAAAATCCATTTCGAATATTATATGTTTCTTTCGTAGGTGAGTATAAACATCAGTGGAATGTGGTGCATGCGGTTGCGAATCTAAGAAGGAAGGGTATTCCTTTAAGACTGGATTTAATCGGTAGCCCGGATGAAAAAAATGCGGTTGCTCGGTTGAAAGACGCAATGGCATTGGAAGATTCTGGTGGCGAATATATTCACTATTATGAATATATTCCTTATAGTGAGATTGAAAAAAAGTATTTATTAGCTGATCTTTTTGTTTTTGCGTCCTCTTGTGAGACCTTTGGACAGATCGTTACTGAGGCAATGGCCGCAGGATTGCCCGTCGCGTGTTCTAATTTTTCGGCGATGCCCGAAATTTTGAGGGATGCAGGGCGATACTTTAATCCACTTGAGGTAAATTCGATTGAACAAACTTTACTTGAAATGATCGAATCGAAACAGATTCGGGAAGAATCCGCAAAAAGAGGTTATGCTTTGGCATTGGAATTCTCTTGGAAGAAGGCGGCTCAGGAAACGTTCGAATTTTTGCAACAAATTGGCTCTTCTTATTATAAAAATTCTCCCTGA